A genomic window from Maridesulfovibrio sp. includes:
- a CDS encoding CTP synthase, which produces MKTKFIFITGGVLSSLGKGLAAASIGALLKARGMTATIQKLDPYINVDPGTMNPFQHGEVYVTDDGAETDLDLGHYERFLDVPLSQKNNMTSGRVYHNVITKERRGDYLGGTVQVIPHITDEIKNAVVNVPNGEDVALIEIGGTVGDIEGLPFLEAIRQLRSELGSENVLYIHLTLVPYLQAAGEVKTKPTQHSVKELRSIGIHPDIILCRSEVDLDEDIKRKIALFCDVDRDAVFTAVDVKSIYQLPLSFYNEGLDQKIAILLKLPAKNCNLEPWKRLNYILENPKGETTIGIVGKYVDLKEAYKSLHEALIHGGVANEVKVNLRYVNSEEITPENAREKLAGIDGVLVPGGFGSRGVEGKIAAIQYARENKVPFFGICLGMQCAVIEYARNVMGLNGANSEEFNANGEDNVIYLMKEWFDYRTEKTESRCEESDKGGTMRLGAYPCKIVEGTKAMAAYGKSEIQERHRHRYEFNKEKFADQLVEAGLVLSGLSPDETLVEIVEIADHPWFLGCQFHPEFKSNPMHAHPLFRDFIKAACDNK; this is translated from the coding sequence ATGAAAACCAAATTTATATTCATCACCGGGGGCGTTTTGTCCTCACTTGGTAAAGGGCTTGCAGCAGCATCCATCGGCGCACTTCTTAAAGCCAGAGGGATGACAGCTACTATTCAGAAGCTTGATCCATATATTAATGTTGACCCCGGCACCATGAACCCTTTTCAGCACGGAGAAGTTTATGTAACTGACGACGGTGCTGAAACTGACCTTGACCTCGGTCATTACGAGCGTTTTCTGGATGTTCCGCTCAGTCAGAAAAATAACATGACTTCCGGCCGCGTTTACCACAACGTAATCACTAAGGAACGCCGTGGCGACTACCTCGGCGGTACCGTGCAGGTTATCCCGCATATTACCGATGAGATTAAAAATGCGGTTGTAAATGTTCCCAATGGTGAGGATGTGGCCCTCATTGAAATTGGCGGTACTGTCGGTGATATCGAAGGGCTTCCTTTTCTGGAAGCTATCCGCCAGCTTCGCTCCGAGCTGGGCAGCGAGAATGTTCTTTACATTCACCTTACCCTTGTTCCTTATCTTCAGGCTGCCGGTGAAGTTAAAACCAAGCCTACACAGCACTCTGTCAAGGAACTGCGCAGTATCGGTATCCACCCGGATATCATTCTCTGTCGCAGTGAAGTTGATCTTGATGAAGATATTAAACGCAAGATTGCTCTTTTTTGTGACGTTGACCGTGATGCGGTTTTCACTGCTGTTGATGTTAAATCCATCTATCAGCTTCCGCTCAGTTTTTATAATGAAGGTCTGGACCAGAAAATCGCTATACTGCTGAAGCTCCCTGCCAAAAATTGTAATCTTGAGCCCTGGAAAAGGCTTAACTACATTCTTGAGAATCCCAAAGGCGAGACCACAATCGGTATTGTCGGCAAATATGTGGATCTCAAGGAAGCATATAAATCTCTGCATGAAGCCCTTATTCACGGCGGGGTGGCAAACGAAGTTAAAGTTAACCTGCGCTATGTGAACTCTGAAGAGATCACTCCTGAGAATGCCAGGGAAAAGCTGGCCGGAATTGATGGTGTACTGGTTCCCGGCGGATTCGGCTCCCGTGGTGTTGAAGGTAAAATTGCTGCTATTCAGTATGCCCGTGAAAATAAGGTTCCCTTTTTCGGGATTTGTCTTGGTATGCAGTGCGCAGTCATTGAGTATGCCCGTAATGTTATGGGACTCAATGGTGCAAACTCTGAAGAATTTAATGCCAACGGTGAAGATAATGTCATTTATCTGATGAAAGAGTGGTTTGATTACCGCACTGAAAAAACTGAAAGCCGTTGTGAAGAAAGTGATAAGGGCGGCACCATGCGTCTTGGTGCTTACCCCTGTAAGATTGTTGAAGGAACCAAGGCTATGGCTGCTTACGGTAAATCTGAAATTCAGGAACGCCACCGCCATCGTTACGAATTCAACAAAGAAAAATTCGCAGATCAGCTCGTTGAAGCAGGTTTGGTTCTGAGCGGTCTTTCCCCTGATGAAACTCTGGTTGAAATCGTGGAAATTGCCGATCACCCCTGGTTCCTGGGTTGCCAGTTCCATCCGGAATTTAAGTCCAATCCCATGCACGCTCATCCGCTGTTCAGGGATTTCATCAAGGCTGCCTGCGACAATAAATAG
- a CDS encoding phosphoribosylformylglycinamidine synthase subunit PurQ yields MARVKVLVITGYGTNCEHESAHAAKKAGADEVDITYFSDLAAGKKNLEGYNFLIFPGGFLDGDDLGAAQAAALRWKHAQTADGTPLVDQIKKFFEDGGVILGICNGFQLLVKLGLLPAVGGEYFTRQVSLSYNDSAKYEDRWVHLKANPDSPCVFTKGIDTLNVPVRHGEGKIIPADDAMLKKIVENNLHAVQYIDPESGDVTMDYPANPNGSPLGIAGLTDPTGRILGLMPHPEAFNHPTNHPKWTRGDIPTLGLALLEGGVNYIKSL; encoded by the coding sequence ATGGCCCGCGTTAAAGTTTTGGTCATCACCGGTTACGGAACCAACTGTGAACACGAGTCTGCTCATGCCGCTAAAAAAGCGGGTGCAGACGAAGTAGACATCACTTATTTTTCCGATCTTGCCGCAGGTAAAAAAAATCTTGAAGGTTACAATTTTCTGATTTTCCCCGGCGGTTTTCTCGATGGCGATGATCTCGGTGCTGCACAGGCTGCGGCTCTCCGCTGGAAACACGCTCAAACTGCAGACGGCACCCCGCTTGTGGACCAAATCAAAAAATTCTTTGAAGACGGCGGCGTGATCCTGGGAATCTGCAACGGATTCCAGCTTCTGGTAAAGCTCGGTCTGCTGCCGGCAGTAGGCGGCGAGTACTTCACCCGTCAGGTATCGCTCAGCTACAACGATTCCGCTAAATACGAAGACCGTTGGGTTCACCTCAAGGCCAACCCGGACTCTCCATGCGTATTTACCAAGGGAATTGACACATTGAACGTACCAGTGCGTCATGGAGAAGGTAAAATTATCCCCGCTGACGACGCCATGCTCAAAAAAATAGTGGAGAACAACCTCCACGCAGTGCAGTACATCGATCCCGAATCAGGCGATGTAACAATGGATTACCCGGCTAACCCCAACGGCTCCCCGCTGGGCATCGCCGGTCTGACTGATCCTACCGGCAGAATCCTCGGCCTTATGCCTCACCCCGAAGCATTCAACCACCCCACCAACCATCCCAAATGGACCCGTGGCGACATTCCGACTCTCGGTCTGGCTCTCCTCGAAGGTGGCGTTAACTATATCAAATCACTCTAA